In Nostoc sphaeroides, the genomic window TTCTTAGCTCTTTTTTTGAGTGTTTCAACTGTTTCCATAGATCCTTTATTTGTTCGTAAGCTTCACCTGGAGGCAGTTTTCCACCTGTTTCTAAATTGCAAATGTAGCTTACTCGTTGGGCAAATTCTTGTAAATTTGCATTAAAAACCAAGTTTTCTGGCTTCACCTGGCCATAGTAGCGGCCGCGAGGGTAAAGAAAATCATCCTTGTTCACTATTTTGTTCTCCAATTTATTCAACTCCCCTTGTGTTTGAATCTCTAAAGCTGAATCATTAGCTACCGCACTGTTGTAACACTGCGGTAACTCAAACCATCAAACTCCTTTTCCAATTAATGATGCGGGAATTGATTGATTTGGATTTTGAGACTAGAAAATAAAGCTTGAAACACTCTTACTGTAAAAGTTACAAAAAAAGTTTCTGCTAAAGATAATATTTGACTTACCTCCCAGTCGTCAATTTATCTCATTTTAATTTATGAATTTCTGACTGTAATTAACTTCAGTTGAAACCCTGAGTTACATGCCAAAAAAATATACCAGTATTTTATATTGTTATTAATTATCATTGTTTGCAAAAATAATTACATATTTTTGCGGGTAAAAGTACTTAGGCAAACATACTATGCGTTAAAGCAAATTGTCATCTGTTAAAAGTTAGAAATTCAGTTGGGAATCTTTAGCAACTTTCTGCTGGGGCGTGACCAAAAACACGGAAAGGTTAAGCAGAGCAAAGGGGGAAGATTTTCCTCTGTGCCCCTCTGCTCTTTTCCTACGTTACGGGTTCCTTCCATAGACCTCTGCCCAATTAACAAGTGGTAGGGGTTTAAGTCCCCTGCTTCTATCAAGCAGCGCGAATTGAATGCCTAAATCTAAATCCCCGTCACAAAACGTAATTGCGAATTGCGAACTTGTGCCGAGGTAAGTCGAGGTATTGCGAATTGCGAATTGTTTTAACCGTGTCCCCGCACCCTCCTAAATAATCACCAATGGCTAATAGTTAATAACTAAAGATAAAATGGTGAAGCCTCAAAGGACAACTTTTGTCCATCGCCTAGAACTTTACCTGCCACCATGTCTGTTAATTCCAAGTTATACGAAGGCAAAGCCAAAATTCTCTATACAACAGACGATCCGGAAGTCTTGTTGGCCGATTTTAAAGACGACGCCACCGCGTTTAACGCCCAAAAACGTGGCAGTATCCAAGAGAAGGGAAAAATTAATTGTAGCATTTCCAGCCAGCTTTTTAAACAGTTGGAGGCTTATGGTATAAAAACTCACTTTATCGACAGCCCTGCCCCGAATCAGATGCGGGTGAAGGCAGTAAAGATTTTACCCTTAGAAGTAGTTATCAGAAATATTGCTGCTGGCAGTTTGTGTCAGCAAACAGGGTTACCAGTGGGTACAATTCTAAAACAGCCGTTGGTAGAGTTTTATTACAAAAACGATCAGTTAGGAGATCCTTTATTGACACGCGATCGCCTGTACCTGCTAGAACTAGCGACTGCGGAACAAGTAGATGCAATTACACATCTAGCATTGCAAATCAATGAATTTCTCAAGAACTTTTGGCAACGATGCGGCATTACCCTAGTAGACTTCAAACTAGAGTTTGGTTTGGACTCACACCAGCAGTTGCTCTTGGCAGACGAAATTAGCCCCGACACCTGCCGTTTATGGGATACCGCAGAAGAAGACTCAAACCGCCGGGTAATGGACAAAGACCGCTTTCGCCGGGACTTAGGAAATGTAGAAGATGCCTACCAGGAGGTTTTACAAAGAGTGCTAAAAGCAGTAGAGAGTAATAATTAAGTGGGTAAAAATCAATTAAACTCGTGTGGATTGTCCTTTGTCAGTTGTCCTTGGTTATTCACCAACGACCTTGTACAGACGCGATTAATCGCCATTGTACAGACGCGATTAATCGCCATTGTACAGACGCGATTAATCGCGTCTCTGACCAATGACTAATGACTAATGACTATTTGTGTGTGTGTGGTCGTGAAGAGGAATTATAAGTAAAATGCGTTTATCTCCCATGTTGCTGGCAGCAGTAGCAATTGCAGCCCCTTTGGGCGGTTCATTGAGTGCAAATGCAGAAACCGCCAACAGTTCAAAACAGACAACAGAAGTTTTGACAATAGAAACAAATCAGCAGCCAGAAAAGGATACTGGTCAGGTTGATAGTAAAAATTTAGAATCTCGACCTAATGCCATAAGGGTTATAGAGGCGGAGAAATCTCGCATTGTCGCAGTTTACCCTGGCAATCCAGGAGCGATGCCTGCGGTGGTCACTGAGCGCAGCCGAAGTGCGGGCGTAGATGCAGCAACCCCAAAGGTAATCGTGCCAACCTCCACAACGCCAAAAACTGCACAAACCCCTCCAATAGATCCTAACCCTACTCAACAGCCGTCTCCCACTTTAGACATTCCACCGCCAGAAATTCAACAACCAACGCCTTCCCCAACGCCTTCCCCAACTCCAGTCCCAGAAAATGTCAACCCACCGACAACGCAACCTTTATCACCCACAACTCCAGAACCATCTACCGCTCCCGATGTTCCATTCCCAAATGGTCAACAAAGAACACCTGCTCCAAGCCCAGGTGCGACTCCCAGTCCGCAGAATGTTAACCCGCCGACAACTCCAGAAAATACTCAACCCAACGCAGCCCCAGAAGCCAATGACCCCCGCGTATTGGTGTCGGAAGTAGTAGTTAGAGCGCAGGCTGGGCAACTACCAGCAGGACTGGAAGACCAAGTTTACAAAGTAATTCGTACCCAACCAGGACGAACCACAACCCGCAGC contains:
- the purC gene encoding phosphoribosylaminoimidazolesuccinocarboxamide synthase; amino-acid sequence: MSVNSKLYEGKAKILYTTDDPEVLLADFKDDATAFNAQKRGSIQEKGKINCSISSQLFKQLEAYGIKTHFIDSPAPNQMRVKAVKILPLEVVIRNIAAGSLCQQTGLPVGTILKQPLVEFYYKNDQLGDPLLTRDRLYLLELATAEQVDAITHLALQINEFLKNFWQRCGITLVDFKLEFGLDSHQQLLLADEISPDTCRLWDTAEEDSNRRVMDKDRFRRDLGNVEDAYQEVLQRVLKAVESNN
- a CDS encoding DUF7219 family protein, which codes for MNKDDFLYPRGRYYGQVKPENLVFNANLQEFAQRVSYICNLETGGKLPPGEAYEQIKDLWKQLKHSKKELRIGEDPFQDDQGEVEE